In Spirobacillus cienkowskii, a genomic segment contains:
- a CDS encoding 1-acyl-sn-glycerol-3-phosphate acyltransferase, with protein sequence MYKIMGIHFTRWAWLYTSLSFFMRTKIYPKSVTKETFLNQIEGKAVIYVFPRMSIMDTIVLNKVLKSYGLKKIKTEAKSKRFRHAALLALKSGRFHFSEIHKERFLHDFIKLLRHDPRIKSEKIIFMPVSVFWSRAPERNEKGFFLRSLFPDDGTGNALQKLFMLILHRGEVNVSFGKTMTAAHIEGQIQNKLLESTNNQTIEDLEIEHARRIRRQFNIEFAKERTAAFGPTLYDNDKICQWVLSSPSSKKFISSSDNPIKTEEHIVRYIHEIGANYNYLTIRALEKFFDFIWTKIFEGVRVRNFEGVERSAKDGQVIWMPCHRSHFDYLLLNYVLFKKGFVVPHIAAGINLNFWPIGPILRRGGAFFIRRSFSGNKAYAHTFAEYVNYLLQNSFPVEFFQEGGRSRIGKLLSPKTGMLNICIQSIIKRKSENTYIIPVYFGYDKVMEDDTYAKELKGAKKQKENAFQFLNGIRKIFTNYGSVDVSFGEPIQVGKIWSEYINKVKLEIPKGVSIENAFLPQLFNEIPDNIDYREPQIQDFVKHIANRVNQKINSAATASATSILATCLLTQPVHATINSEELQCKALLINHLINSFAKETNWKVSTTHHADNILEFLNIYFNESENKDSNNLQIKNKLTEINSLIEQTFKMGERWQLMEKITNENSEINYKIKTEKVMNLWWYRGTIFHLLSPFGIIAHFLLNTKNEDKNYLNVEYILDNIRKIWYDELFWDTDTSSELLANSCINILNQINIIQIDSNNSKKIILSKNDKALKALEFLSKLIEPEIELYGIQVATAMTLIKNKGYFTREELLQKSITSHTVAYSQALAHQPPIFSKVFATRAFDAFYKNGIYTPKENQKFSVNPIFLSRISSFLNLSIWSECTYKY encoded by the coding sequence ATGTATAAAATAATGGGAATCCATTTTACTCGCTGGGCTTGGTTATATACCTCACTGTCTTTTTTTATGCGAACAAAAATTTATCCTAAATCAGTCACTAAAGAAACATTTTTAAATCAAATTGAAGGAAAAGCAGTTATCTATGTTTTTCCTCGCATGTCAATCATGGATACGATTGTTTTAAATAAGGTTCTTAAAAGTTATGGTCTCAAGAAAATTAAAACCGAAGCAAAATCAAAAAGATTTCGTCATGCAGCATTACTCGCTTTAAAATCGGGTCGCTTTCATTTTTCTGAAATACACAAAGAACGTTTTTTGCATGACTTCATTAAGCTTTTACGTCATGATCCACGAATCAAATCTGAAAAAATTATATTTATGCCAGTTAGCGTTTTTTGGAGCAGAGCACCAGAACGCAATGAAAAAGGATTTTTTCTCCGTTCATTATTTCCAGACGACGGAACAGGAAACGCGCTGCAAAAACTTTTTATGCTCATTTTACACCGTGGAGAGGTTAATGTTTCTTTTGGAAAAACAATGACAGCTGCACATATTGAAGGACAAATTCAAAACAAACTTCTTGAGTCAACAAATAACCAAACAATTGAAGATCTCGAAATAGAACATGCTCGGCGTATTCGTCGTCAATTTAATATTGAATTTGCTAAAGAAAGAACAGCTGCTTTTGGACCCACTCTCTATGATAATGATAAAATTTGCCAATGGGTTTTATCGTCACCAAGTTCAAAAAAATTTATTTCTTCAAGCGACAATCCTATAAAAACAGAAGAGCATATTGTCCGTTACATTCACGAAATTGGCGCAAATTATAATTATCTAACGATTCGAGCACTTGAAAAATTTTTTGACTTTATTTGGACAAAAATTTTTGAAGGAGTCAGAGTCAGAAATTTTGAAGGCGTAGAAAGAAGTGCAAAAGATGGTCAAGTTATTTGGATGCCATGCCATCGCAGCCATTTTGATTATCTTCTTTTAAATTATGTGCTGTTTAAAAAAGGCTTTGTTGTGCCCCATATTGCTGCAGGTATCAATCTTAATTTTTGGCCAATTGGGCCTATTCTTAGAAGAGGTGGTGCCTTTTTTATTCGCCGTAGCTTTTCAGGCAATAAAGCTTACGCTCACACATTTGCAGAGTATGTCAATTATTTATTACAAAACAGCTTTCCAGTAGAGTTTTTTCAAGAAGGAGGGCGGAGCCGCATTGGTAAATTATTATCTCCCAAAACTGGAATGTTAAATATTTGTATTCAAAGTATCATTAAAAGAAAATCAGAAAATACATATATTATTCCTGTGTATTTTGGGTACGATAAGGTTATGGAAGACGATACCTATGCAAAAGAATTAAAAGGAGCAAAAAAGCAAAAAGAAAATGCTTTTCAATTTTTAAATGGGATTAGAAAAATATTTACTAATTATGGTAGCGTTGATGTATCTTTTGGAGAACCTATTCAAGTTGGTAAAATTTGGAGCGAATATATTAATAAAGTTAAACTTGAAATTCCTAAAGGAGTGTCTATTGAAAACGCTTTTTTACCGCAGTTATTTAATGAAATACCAGATAATATTGATTATCGTGAACCACAAATTCAAGACTTTGTAAAGCACATTGCTAATAGAGTCAATCAAAAAATTAACTCTGCAGCAACAGCTTCTGCAACATCTATACTTGCAACATGCTTACTGACTCAGCCAGTTCATGCTACTATTAATAGCGAGGAGCTTCAATGCAAGGCATTATTAATTAATCATCTTATTAATTCTTTTGCAAAAGAAACAAATTGGAAAGTATCAACAACCCATCATGCAGATAATATTTTAGAGTTTTTAAATATATATTTTAATGAGTCTGAAAATAAAGATAGCAATAATCTTCAAATAAAAAATAAGTTAACAGAAATAAATTCTTTGATTGAGCAAACTTTTAAAATGGGTGAAAGATGGCAATTAATGGAAAAGATAACTAATGAAAATTCTGAGATTAATTATAAAATCAAAACAGAAAAAGTGATGAATTTATGGTGGTATCGAGGAACTATTTTTCATTTATTATCTCCTTTTGGCATTATAGCTCATTTTCTATTAAACACTAAAAATGAAGATAAAAATTATTTAAATGTTGAGTACATATTAGATAATATTAGAAAAATTTGGTATGATGAGTTATTTTGGGACACTGATACATCAAGTGAGTTGCTAGCAAATTCTTGTATTAATATTTTAAATCAAATTAATATAATTCAAATAGATTCTAATAATAGTAAAAAAATTATTCTTAGCAAAAATGATAAAGCACTCAAAGCACTTGAGTTTTTATCAAAATTAATTGAACCAGAAATTGAACTTTATGGAATTCAAGTGGCAACAGCAATGACGCTGATTAAAAACAAAGGTTACTTTACAAGAGAGGAGCTTTTGCAAAAATCTATCACCTCACATACAGTTGCCTATTCTCAAGCATTAGCACACCAACCACCAATATTTTCAAAAGTATTTGCAACAAGAGCATTTGATGCATTTTATAAAAATGGGATCTATACTCCAAAAGAAAATCAAAAATTTTCGGTGAATCCTATTTTTCTAT
- the nadE gene encoding NAD(+) synthase: MKIAVAQIKVISSNSKVNFELMQKQVEIAVKNQIDCIIFPEMCLPGYFNGDKWEQTAFLKECEYFHEKLCKLSLNIVIIFGSVGIDWHKKNEDGRVRKYNAVYFAVNGQFLINKKTEYPFWIKTLQPNYREFDDSRHFYDLRKLAFEKQCSPCDLYQAAVFKFKNRKVRIGVSICEDAWSHDYSFSPLSSFAQCDEHDFFVNLSASPYTLNKRKKREDVFNSIAKNINIPIFYVNCVGIQNNGKNIYGFDGSSAFYSVHGSLIKLGDFFRESLIFGEFDFSKKVFLPENYKITDDIVQIEEIRIALEYILRECLLEWKINHVVIGVSGGIDSALSAVLFSRVLGSENVYLVNMPSKFNSILTISAAKKLAENLKCPYASLDIEKSILYTDSQIRELNFERSQLVPKLTELVFENIQSRDRGSRLLAALTASLGAVFSCNANKTELTVGYSTLYGDLAGFLCPLGDLWKFYVYELAKHYNENIYHKQIIPNDTLNVIPSAELSNNQNVMENKGDPIQYLYHDFLFRSWVEHWDRKTPEDCLRAYLDNTLDSLIGCKAGLSKELFPTVDLFISDLERWWQNYQGLAAFKRVQSPPIVSITKRAFGYDHRENICGATFTETYINLKKSLLNPENNI; this comes from the coding sequence ATGAAAATTGCCGTAGCGCAAATTAAAGTTATATCTTCAAATAGTAAAGTTAATTTTGAATTAATGCAAAAACAAGTTGAGATTGCAGTTAAAAATCAAATTGACTGTATTATTTTTCCTGAAATGTGTTTACCTGGGTACTTTAATGGAGATAAGTGGGAGCAGACTGCTTTTTTAAAAGAATGTGAATATTTTCATGAGAAGCTTTGTAAACTATCTTTAAATATTGTGATTATTTTTGGTTCGGTAGGAATTGATTGGCATAAAAAAAATGAAGATGGCAGAGTGCGCAAATACAATGCTGTATATTTTGCGGTAAATGGTCAATTTCTGATTAATAAAAAGACAGAGTATCCTTTTTGGATTAAAACTTTACAACCAAATTATAGAGAATTTGATGATTCTAGACATTTTTATGATTTGCGAAAATTGGCATTTGAAAAGCAATGCTCTCCATGCGATCTTTATCAAGCGGCAGTTTTTAAATTTAAAAATCGCAAAGTTCGTATTGGAGTTTCAATTTGTGAAGATGCATGGAGTCATGATTATTCCTTTTCTCCGCTCAGCAGTTTTGCACAATGTGATGAACATGATTTTTTTGTAAATTTAAGTGCCTCTCCTTATACCTTAAATAAACGAAAAAAAAGAGAAGATGTATTTAATTCTATAGCTAAAAATATAAATATTCCTATTTTTTATGTAAACTGTGTTGGTATTCAAAATAATGGTAAAAATATATATGGTTTTGATGGCTCCTCCGCTTTTTATAGTGTGCATGGATCATTAATTAAGTTGGGTGATTTTTTTAGGGAGTCGTTAATTTTTGGAGAATTTGATTTTAGTAAAAAAGTTTTTTTACCTGAAAATTATAAAATAACTGATGATATTGTACAAATTGAAGAAATAAGAATTGCTCTAGAATATATTTTAAGGGAATGTCTATTAGAGTGGAAAATAAATCATGTTGTGATTGGAGTGAGTGGAGGAATTGATTCGGCTTTAAGTGCAGTTTTGTTTTCAAGAGTATTAGGCTCTGAAAATGTTTATTTAGTAAATATGCCATCGAAATTCAATTCTATTTTAACTATATCTGCTGCAAAAAAACTTGCAGAAAACTTGAAGTGTCCATATGCATCATTAGATATTGAAAAGTCAATTTTGTATACGGATTCTCAAATTCGTGAATTAAATTTTGAAAGAAGTCAATTAGTTCCTAAATTAACAGAATTAGTATTTGAAAATATACAATCACGTGATCGCGGATCTCGGTTATTAGCAGCTCTTACTGCTTCGTTAGGAGCAGTGTTTTCATGCAATGCAAATAAAACAGAATTAACAGTTGGTTATTCTACTCTTTATGGTGATTTAGCCGGATTTTTGTGTCCTTTAGGTGATTTGTGGAAGTTTTATGTGTATGAACTTGCAAAACACTACAATGAAAATATATATCATAAACAAATTATACCAAATGATACTTTAAATGTGATACCAAGTGCAGAGCTTAGTAATAATCAGAATGTTATGGAAAATAAAGGTGATCCTATTCAGTATTTATACCACGATTTTTTATTTCGTTCTTGGGTAGAGCATTGGGATAGAAAAACTCCTGAAGACTGTTTAAGAGCTTATTTAGATAACACATTAGATTCTTTAATTGGGTGTAAGGCTGGCTTAAGTAAGGAGTTATTTCCAACGGTAGACTTATTTATTTCTGACTTAGAAAGATGGTGGCAAAATTATCAAGGTTTGGCCGCTTTTAAGAGGGTGCAGAGTCCTCCAATTGTTTCAATTACTAAACGAGCATTTGGATACGATCATCGTGAGAATATTTGTGGTGCGACTTTCACAGAAACCTATATAAACTTGAAAAAATCACTTTTAAATCCTGAAAATAATATTTAA